A genomic window from Prunus persica cultivar Lovell chromosome G2, Prunus_persica_NCBIv2, whole genome shotgun sequence includes:
- the LOC18780678 gene encoding probable alkaline/neutral invertase B: protein MSIPNSDLSHNGNIRHVDALCSVAEIEEIDFSKLLDRPSFLNMERKRSFDERSLSELSVALSPRHSSRNADYSSRFFDHPEYVFSPSRTSFIGTPRSLTGFEPHPMVAEAWETLRRSLVFFRGQPVGTIAATDTSEEKLNYDQVFVRDFVPSGLAFLMNGEPEIVKNFILKTLRLQSWEKKIDRFHLGEGVMPASFKVLHDPVRNSETLIADFGESAIGRVAPVDSGFWWIILLRAYTKSTGDSSLAELPECQKGMRLILSLCLSEGFDTFPTLLCADGCCMIDRRMGVYGYPIEIQALFFMALRCALLLLKQDDEGKEFVERIVKRLHALSYHMRSYFWLDFKQLNDIYRYKTEEYSHTAVNKFNVIPDSLPDWVFDFMPTRGGYFVGNISPARMDFRWFCLGNCMAILSSLATPEQSMAIMDLIESRWEELAGEMPLKVCYPAIESHEWRIVTGCDPKNTRWSYHNGGSWPVLLWLLTAACIKTGRPQIARRAIELAESRLLKDNWPEYYDGKLGRYVGKQARKFQTWSVAGYLVAKMMLEDPSHLGMIALEEDRQMKPVMKRSNSWTC, encoded by the exons ATGTCAATACCCAATTCAGACTTGTCTCATAATGGAAATATAAGGCATGTTGATGCCTTATGTAGTGTggcagaaattgaagaaattgatttttcaaaGTTGTTAGACCGACCAAGCTTTCTGAATATGGAGAGAAAAAGATCATTTGATGAGAGGTCACTCAGTGAACTATCTGTTGCGTTGTCCCCGCGTCACTCATCAAGAAATGCTGATTACTCTTCCAGATTTTTTGACCATCCTGAATATGTATTTTCGCCTAGTAGAACGTCATTCATTGGCACCCCTAGGTCACTGACTGGCTTTGAGCCACATCCAATGGTTGCTGAAGCCTGGGAAACTTTGAGGCGTTCGTTGGTGTTTTTCCGTGGTCAGCCAGTTGGGACAATTGCTGCAACAGATACCTCTGAAGAAAAACTTAACTATGATCAG GTGTTTGTCAGAGACTTTGTCCCTAGTGGATTGGCTTTTTTGATGAATGGTGAACCTGAAATAGTTAAAAATTTTATCTTGAAGACTCTGCGTCTTCAGTCATGGGAGAAAAAGATTGATAGGTTCCATCTTGGAGAAGGAGTAATGCCAGCTAGTTTCAAGGTACTCCATGATCCAGTCAGGAACAGTGAGACTTTAATAGCAGATTTTGGCGAGAGTGCGATAGGAAGAGTTGCTCCTGTTGATTCTGGATTTTGGTGGATCATATTGCTTCGAGCATACACAAAATCCACTGGAGACTCTTCATTGGCGGAACTTCCTGAATGCCAGAAGGGTATGCGGCTTATTCTAAGTTTATGTCTATCGGAAGGGTTCGACACATTTCCAACCCTTCTTTGTGCTGATGGATGCTGCATGATTGATCGTAGAATG GGTGTCTATGGGTACCCCATCGAAATTCAGGCTCTTTTCTTCATGGCTTTAAGATGTGCTTTGCTGTTGCTTAAGCAAGATGATGAGGGGAAGGAGTTTGTAGAGCGCATAGTAAAACGCCTTCATGCCTTGAGCTATCACATGAGAAGTTACTTTTGGCTAGACTTTAAGCAGTTAAATGACATATATCGATATAAAACTGAAGAGTACTCACATACAGCGGTCAACAAGTTCAATGTGATACCAGATTCTCTTCCAGACTGGGTCTTTGATTTTATGCCAACTCGTGGTGGTTACTTTGTTGGGAATATCAGTCCCGCCAGAATGGATTTCCGTTGGTTTTGCTTGGGTAATTGTATGGCGATTCTTTCATCCTTGGCAACCCCTGAACAATCCATGGCAATAATGGATCTCATAGAATCACGGTGGGAAGAATTGGCAGGAGAAATGCCACTAAAGGTTTGTTATCCAGCTATAGAAAGTCATGAATGGCGGATTGTAACAGGCTGCGACCCGAAAAATACAAGATGGAGCTACCACAACGGAGGGTCTTGGCCAG TGCTGTTATGGCTTCTCACTGCTGCATGCATCAAGACTGGGCGGCCCCAGATTGCTAGACGTGCCATTGAACTTGCTGAGAGCAGGTTGCTGAAAGACAATTGGCCTGAATACTATGATGGGAAACTTGGTCGTTACGTTGGGAAGCAGGCCCGAAAATTCCAGACCTGGTCAGTTGCGGGGTACTTGGTAGCAAAGATGATGTTGGAAGATCCGTCTCATTTGGGTATGATAGCGCTCGAGGAAGACAGACAGATGAAGCCGGTAATGAAGAGATCAAATTCGTGGACTTGCTAA
- the LOC18779495 gene encoding calcium-dependent protein kinase 1: protein MGNTCVGPSISKNGFFQSVSAVMWPNRSPDDSVHTNEETINETSTPKEPESPMPVQDKPPEQVTIPKPETEPKQSAKPKKPPQMKRVSSAGLRTGSVLQTRTGKLKEFYSLGRKLGQGQFGITFLCVEKATGKEFACKSIAKRKLLSDEDVEDVRREIQIMHHLAGHPNVISIKGAYEDAVAVHVVMELCAGGELFDRIIQRGHYTERKAAELTRTIVGVVEACHSLGVMHRDLKPENFLFVSQDEDALLKTIDFGLSIFLKPGEKFSDVVGSPYYVAPEVLRKRYGPEADVWSAGVILYILLSGVPPFWAENEQGIFEQVLHGDLDFTSDPWPSISDGAKDLVRRMLVRDPKRRLTAHEVLCHPWVQVDGVAPDKALDSAVLSRLKQFSAMNKLKKMALRVIAESLSEEEIAGLKEMFKIIDADNSGQITFEELKAGLKRFGANLKESEIYDLMQAADVDNSGTIDYGEFVAATLHLNKIEREDHLFAAFSYFDKDGSGYITPDELQLACEEFGVEDVRLEEMIREVDQDNDGRIDYNEFVAMMQKGNFVGPGKKGLQSSFSIAFR, encoded by the exons ATGGGGAATACTTGTGTTGGACCGAGCATTTCCAAGAATGGATTCTTCCAATCGGTTTCGGCTGTAATGTGGCCAAACCGGTCGCCAGATGACTCAGTTCACACAAACGAAGAAACTATCAATGAGACATCAACACCTAAGGAACCTGAGTCACCTATGCCGGTACAAGACAAACCACCAGAACAAGTGACAATACCAAAACCAGAAACCGAGCCAAAGCAATCcgcaaaacccaaaaagccACCACAGATGAAGAGGGTCTCTAGTGCAGGACTTCGGACCGGTTCAGTGTTACAAACGAGAACTGGAAAGTTAAAGGAGTTTTACAGTTTGGGAAGGAAACTGGGACAGGGGCAATTTGGAATAAcgtttttgtgtgtggagaAGGCAACAGGGAAAGAATTTGCGTGCAAATCGATTGCAAAAAGGAAGTTATTAAGTGATGAGGATGTGGAGGATGTGAGGAGGGAAATTCAGATAATGCACCATTTGGCAGGGCACCCAAATGTTATATCTATTAAGGGTGCGTATGAGGATGCTGTAGCAGTTCATGTAGTTATGGAATTATGTGCAGGAGGTGAGCTCTTTGATAGGATTATCCAGCGTGGGCATTATACAGAGAGAAAGGCAGCTGAGCTTACTAGAACTATAGTTGGAGTTGTGGAAGCTTGCCATTCATTGGGGGTTATGCATCGAGACCTTAAGCCagagaattttctttttgtcagtCAGGATGAGGATGCACTCCTCAAAACTATTGATTTTGGATTATCTATTTTCTTGAAGCCAG GAGAAAAATTTAGTGATGTGGTTGGAAGCCCATATTATGTTGCACCTGAAGTTTTACGAAAGCGTTATGGTCCAGAAGCAGATGTCTGGAGTGCTGGAGTGATCCTTTACATTCTGTTAAGTGGTGTACCTCCATTTTGGGCTG AAAACGAGCAAGGAATATTTGAACAGGTCCTGCATGGTGACCTCGATTTTACATCAGACCCGTGGCCTAGTATTTCTGATGGTGCCAAAGATTTAGTGAGAAGGATGCTTGTTCGAGACCCTAAAAGGCGATTGACTGCACATGAAGTTTTGT GCCATCCCTGGGTGCAAGTTGATGGTGTGGCTCCTGACAAGGCTCTTGATTCTGCAGTTCTAAGTCGCTTAAAGCAATTTTCAGCAATGAACAAGCTCAAAAAAATGGCTCTCAGA GTCATTGCAGAGAGCTTATCTGAAGAAGAAATAGCTGGCCTCAAAGAAATGTTCAAGATAATAGACGCTGACAACAGTGGTCAAATCACTTTTGAGGAACTTAAGGCTGGATTGAAAAGATTTGGAGCTAATCTCAAGGAGTCTGAAATTTATGATCTAATGCAAGCA GCAGATGTGGATAACAGTGGAACCATTGATTATGGAGAATTCGTAGCTGCAACATTGCACCTAAACaaaattgagagagaagatCATCTATTTGCAGCTTTCTCCTACTTTGACAAGGATGGAAGTGGCTATATTACTCCAGATGAGCTTCAACTAGCTTGTGAGGAGTTTGGCGTAGAGGATGTTCGCCTTGAAGAAATGATACGAGAAGTTGATCAGGACAAT GATGGGCGCATAGATTACAACGAGTTTGTGGCCATGAtgcaaaaaggaaattttgtCGGCCCGGGTAAGAAGGGCTTGCAAAGTAGCTTCAGCATTGCCTTTAGATAA